Proteins encoded by one window of Actinocorallia herbida:
- the dctA gene encoding C4-dicarboxylate transporter DctA: MGFGGTGVGGCWFRRLYVQVLVAIVAGVVVGWRWPEAGRAMEPVGTTFVAAMKMLIGPLVFLTVVGGIAGVADLRKVGLTGVKALAYFQVGTLIALVAGLVAGNVLRLGEGVHADPAALATSATAQRYVAGGESRKWWEFLTGLVPDSFFGAFVEGNVLQVIFLAVLFGVGLQAVGPVGAPLLDGVRRLTEVVFQVLGLVMKAAPVAAFAAMAYAIGAFGLAALAGLGSLVALFYATSILFVVVVLGGVLAAYVRLNIFRLIRHLKEEYLLVLGTSTSEPALPGLMRKLTDLGADRAVVGLVVPTGYSFNLDGAAIYLSLAALYIAQATDTPLGLGDQIALLAVLLLTSKGAAGVAGAGFLALTATLSALGTVPAAGIMLIFGIDKFMSECRALVNFSGNAVAALVIAKWSGALDSARARAVLAERPPSPSPEASGETIKVGVKPG, translated from the coding sequence ATGGGGTTCGGGGGCACCGGGGTGGGCGGGTGCTGGTTCAGGCGGCTGTACGTGCAGGTGCTGGTCGCGATCGTGGCCGGGGTGGTCGTGGGGTGGCGGTGGCCGGAGGCGGGACGGGCCATGGAGCCGGTCGGGACGACGTTCGTCGCGGCGATGAAGATGCTCATCGGGCCGCTGGTGTTCCTGACGGTCGTCGGGGGGATCGCCGGGGTCGCCGACCTCAGGAAGGTCGGCCTGACGGGGGTCAAGGCGCTCGCGTACTTCCAGGTGGGGACGCTCATCGCACTGGTCGCCGGGCTCGTCGCGGGCAATGTGCTCCGGCTGGGCGAGGGGGTGCACGCCGACCCGGCGGCACTCGCGACGAGCGCGACGGCGCAGCGGTACGTCGCCGGCGGGGAGTCCCGGAAGTGGTGGGAGTTCCTCACCGGGCTGGTGCCCGACAGCTTCTTCGGCGCGTTCGTCGAGGGGAACGTCCTCCAGGTCATCTTCCTCGCCGTGCTCTTCGGCGTCGGCCTCCAGGCCGTCGGGCCCGTCGGCGCCCCCCTCCTCGACGGGGTGCGGCGGCTGACCGAGGTCGTGTTCCAGGTCCTTGGCCTGGTCATGAAGGCGGCCCCGGTGGCCGCGTTCGCCGCGATGGCCTACGCGATCGGCGCGTTCGGGCTCGCCGCCCTCGCCGGCCTCGGCTCGCTGGTCGCGCTGTTCTACGCGACCTCGATCCTCTTCGTCGTCGTCGTCCTGGGCGGTGTGCTCGCGGCCTACGTCCGGCTGAACATCTTCCGGCTCATCCGCCACCTCAAGGAGGAGTACCTCCTCGTCCTCGGCACCTCCACGTCCGAGCCCGCGCTGCCCGGCCTCATGCGCAAGCTGACCGACCTGGGCGCGGACCGCGCGGTCGTGGGCCTCGTGGTCCCCACCGGCTACAGCTTCAACCTCGACGGCGCCGCGATCTACCTGTCCCTGGCCGCCCTCTACATCGCCCAGGCCACCGACACCCCGCTCGGCCTCGGTGACCAGATCGCGCTGCTCGCGGTGCTGCTGCTGACGTCCAAGGGCGCGGCGGGCGTCGCCGGCGCCGGTTTCCTCGCCCTCACCGCGACCCTCTCCGCCCTCGGCACGGTGCCGGCCGCCGGGATCATGCTGATCTTCGGTATCGACAAGTTCATGTCCGAATGCCGCGCCCTGGTGAACTTCTCCGGCAACGCCGTCGCCGCCCTGGTCATCGCCAAGTGGAGCGGGGCACTCGACTCGGCCAGGGCCCGTGCCGTCCTGGCGGAACGCCCGCCGTCGCCCTCCCCCGAAGCGTCCGGTGAAACCATCAAGGTGGGGGTGAAACCGGGGTGA
- the add gene encoding adenosine deaminase: MDEFIVGLPKCELHLHIEGTLEPELKLALAARNKIELPYASVEEARAAYSFDSLSSFLVGYYESMRVLQHEPDFYDLAFSYLEKAASQNVRYAEIFFDPQAHTSRGVSFETVIRGLRRAVLEAERTLDVRAQLIMCVLRDFSAEYAMATLLESLPYKEWIVGVGLDSDERGNPPVKFEKVFARARQEGYLLTMHCDVDQENSTEHIRQCLEVIGVDRIDHGVNILEDPALVAEVKRRGLGLTVCPVSNRFVTDGSKSAAIRRMLDEGLRVSVNSDDPAYFLGYVAENLQLVRDELDLSHADLVQLERNAFESAWLPRRGKDIFLSELDAYARTFT; this comes from the coding sequence GTGGACGAGTTCATCGTGGGGTTGCCGAAGTGCGAGCTGCATCTGCACATCGAGGGAACGCTGGAGCCGGAGCTGAAGCTCGCGCTGGCGGCGCGGAACAAGATCGAGCTGCCGTACGCGTCGGTGGAGGAGGCGCGGGCGGCGTACAGCTTCGACAGCCTGTCGTCGTTCCTCGTGGGCTACTACGAGAGCATGCGGGTGCTCCAGCACGAGCCGGACTTCTATGACCTGGCCTTCTCGTACCTGGAGAAGGCGGCGTCGCAGAATGTGCGGTACGCAGAGATCTTCTTCGATCCGCAGGCGCACACGTCGCGGGGGGTGTCCTTCGAGACCGTGATCCGCGGGCTGCGCAGGGCGGTTCTCGAGGCCGAGCGGACGTTGGACGTGCGGGCGCAGCTCATCATGTGCGTCCTGCGGGACTTCAGCGCCGAGTACGCGATGGCGACGCTGCTGGAGTCGCTGCCGTACAAGGAGTGGATCGTCGGGGTCGGGCTGGACTCCGACGAGCGGGGGAACCCGCCGGTGAAGTTCGAGAAGGTCTTCGCGCGGGCCCGGCAGGAGGGGTATCTCCTGACGATGCACTGCGACGTGGACCAGGAGAACTCCACCGAGCACATCCGGCAGTGCCTGGAGGTGATCGGCGTCGATCGGATCGACCACGGCGTCAACATCCTGGAGGATCCCGCCCTGGTCGCCGAGGTCAAACGGCGCGGACTCGGCCTGACGGTCTGCCCCGTCTCCAACCGGTTCGTCACCGACGGGTCCAAGTCCGCCGCGATCCGGCGGATGCTGGACGAGGGCCTGCGCGTCTCGGTCAACTCCGACGACCCGGCCTATTTCCTCGGCTACGTGGCGGAGAACCTCCAGCTCGTCCGCGACGAACTCGACCTGTCCCACGCCGACCTCGTCCAGCTCGAACGCAACGCCTTCGAGTCCGCCTGGCTGCCCCGCCGCGGCAAGGACATCTTCCTGTCCGAACTCGACGCCTACGCCCGCACCTTCACCTGA
- a CDS encoding TetR/AcrR family transcriptional regulator, whose translation MARWEPNARGRLERAALELFGENGYDQTTVAEIAERAGVTERTFFRHFGDKREVLFDPSHALQNRFVEAVTGAPEDTPPIELVVLALESAGAFFEDRRPHALRRQAVIDTHPGLRERELIKLDSLATALAAALRDRGTPAPALTAEVAVAVFRVGFAHWISAPDTPDAPALTAFLHASLTDLGSLTAPA comes from the coding sequence ATGGCGAGATGGGAGCCGAACGCGCGCGGCAGACTCGAACGGGCGGCCCTGGAGCTCTTCGGCGAGAACGGCTACGACCAGACGACGGTCGCCGAGATAGCCGAACGGGCCGGAGTGACGGAACGGACCTTCTTCCGGCATTTCGGCGACAAGCGCGAAGTCCTCTTCGACCCCTCGCACGCCCTGCAGAACCGCTTCGTCGAAGCGGTGACCGGAGCCCCCGAAGACACGCCGCCGATCGAGCTGGTCGTCCTCGCCCTGGAGAGCGCGGGCGCCTTCTTCGAGGACCGCCGCCCCCACGCCCTCCGTCGTCAGGCCGTCATCGACACCCACCCCGGCCTCCGCGAACGCGAGCTCATCAAACTCGACTCCCTGGCCACCGCCCTCGCCGCCGCGCTCCGCGACCGAGGCACCCCCGCCCCCGCCCTCACCGCCGAAGTGGCGGTCGCCGTCTTCCGCGTCGGCTTCGCCCACTGGATCTCCGCTCCCGACACCCCCGACGCCCCCGCCCTCACCGCCTTCCTCCACGCCTCCCTCACCGACCTCGGATCCCTCACCGCCCCCGCTTGA
- a CDS encoding SDR family oxidoreductase → MRVLVTGASGWIGSVLVPELIEAGHRVTGLARSPESAAALVAAGAEVVEGSLDDLVVLREAASAADGVVHLAFKHDIAFAGGYAEAAAADRAAAEALGGALEGSDRPFVIAAGLLGLAPGRVATERTNADQAGDLGDRQATAQWVEALADRGVRTSVLRLPPTVHGEGDYGFIPQVVAAARAKGVAGYVGDGSQRWPAVHRADAATLFRLALEEGPAGSVLHAVAEEGVPLRDVAEVIARHLGVPAVSISPADAPAHFGWLGAGLSTDSPATSELTRALLPWRPSGPTLLEDLDKGHYFT, encoded by the coding sequence ATGCGCGTTCTCGTCACCGGGGCATCGGGCTGGATCGGCTCGGTCCTCGTTCCCGAGCTCATCGAGGCGGGCCACCGGGTCACCGGCCTCGCCCGCTCGCCCGAATCGGCCGCCGCACTGGTCGCGGCGGGAGCCGAGGTCGTCGAAGGGAGCCTCGACGATCTCGTCGTCCTGCGGGAGGCCGCTTCCGCGGCGGACGGCGTCGTCCACCTCGCCTTCAAGCACGACATCGCCTTCGCCGGCGGCTACGCCGAGGCCGCCGCGGCCGACCGCGCCGCCGCGGAGGCGCTCGGCGGAGCGCTGGAAGGCTCAGACCGCCCGTTCGTCATCGCGGCAGGGCTGCTCGGGCTCGCGCCGGGCCGGGTCGCCACCGAGCGGACCAACGCCGATCAAGCGGGGGATCTGGGCGATCGCCAGGCCACGGCCCAATGGGTGGAGGCACTCGCCGACCGGGGTGTCCGCACCTCGGTGCTGCGGCTCCCGCCGACCGTCCACGGCGAAGGCGACTACGGCTTCATCCCCCAGGTCGTCGCGGCCGCCCGCGCCAAGGGCGTCGCCGGATACGTCGGCGACGGTTCCCAGCGCTGGCCCGCCGTCCACCGCGCCGACGCCGCCACCCTGTTCCGCCTGGCCCTGGAGGAGGGCCCCGCCGGATCCGTCCTCCACGCCGTCGCGGAAGAGGGCGTCCCGCTGCGCGACGTCGCCGAGGTCATCGCCCGCCACCTGGGCGTCCCGGCCGTCTCGATCTCCCCGGCCGACGCCCCGGCCCACTTCGGCTGGCTGGGCGCCGGCCTCTCCACTGACAGCCCCGCCACCTCCGAGCTCACCCGCGCGCTCCTCCCGTGGCGCCCCTCCGGCCCGACCCTCCTCGAAGACCTCGACAAGGGTCACTACTTCACCTGA
- a CDS encoding MFS transporter — protein MNISVSRRRRVVALWGVSLGYFLVLLDLTVLSVAEPDLAASLGTSVAGLQWAAAAYTVTFGALLPAAGALADRYGAHRVFRAGIVLFSAGSLACAAAPSPEVLAVLRAVTGAAAAACVPASLAVIARLYPDGRERARAVATWAAVSGAAVALGPVCGGLLVDAAGWRAVFVVNAPIAVLVLAATAGRAVAVPGSARRIDWPVQFAACAALALLTDALVRAGSDPGAAVWPGLGALVAAALFAVRERASRAPVADRALLASAGARAGLAAGAAVGFALNGLLFVLPLLLRDRGLSAAATGWAFLPLTVPFAVNPPVTGRLVARFGPRPPILAGLSALACGGTVLAISAGTGASYPWLAVGLFSTGYGVSLVLPALATAIVRAAPDGAAGSAGGLLNAVRQIGATVGVAAMGSVTTAFGPGRAIALAALACGGGALWFARQGPAGQVK, from the coding sequence GTGAACATCTCTGTTTCCCGTCGTCGGCGGGTGGTGGCCCTGTGGGGCGTCTCGCTCGGCTATTTCCTGGTCCTGCTGGATCTGACGGTCCTGTCGGTCGCCGAACCCGATCTCGCGGCGTCGCTGGGCACGTCCGTGGCGGGGCTCCAGTGGGCCGCGGCCGCCTACACGGTGACGTTCGGGGCGCTGCTGCCCGCGGCCGGCGCGCTGGCCGACCGGTACGGCGCGCACCGGGTGTTCCGGGCGGGGATCGTGCTGTTCTCGGCGGGCTCGCTGGCATGCGCGGCGGCGCCGTCCCCCGAGGTCCTCGCGGTGCTGCGGGCGGTGACGGGCGCGGCGGCCGCCGCGTGCGTCCCCGCCTCCCTCGCGGTGATCGCCCGGTTGTACCCGGACGGCCGGGAGCGGGCCCGCGCGGTGGCGACCTGGGCCGCGGTGAGCGGCGCGGCGGTCGCCCTCGGCCCGGTGTGCGGCGGCCTGCTGGTCGACGCGGCGGGCTGGCGCGCGGTGTTCGTGGTGAACGCGCCCATCGCGGTGCTGGTGCTGGCGGCGACGGCGGGCCGCGCGGTCGCCGTGCCGGGGTCGGCGCGCCGGATCGACTGGCCGGTGCAGTTCGCGGCGTGCGCGGCGCTGGCGCTGCTGACGGACGCGCTGGTGCGGGCGGGCTCCGATCCCGGCGCGGCGGTGTGGCCGGGACTCGGCGCGCTGGTCGCGGCCGCGTTGTTCGCCGTGCGGGAGCGCGCGAGCCGGGCTCCGGTGGCGGACCGGGCGCTGCTCGCGTCGGCGGGCGCGCGGGCCGGGCTCGCCGCGGGCGCGGCGGTGGGCTTCGCGTTGAACGGGCTGCTGTTCGTGCTGCCGCTGCTGCTGCGCGACCGGGGCCTGTCCGCGGCGGCGACGGGCTGGGCGTTCCTGCCGCTGACCGTGCCGTTCGCGGTCAACCCGCCGGTGACGGGACGGCTGGTGGCCCGCTTCGGGCCGCGTCCGCCGATCCTCGCGGGTCTGAGCGCGCTGGCGTGCGGCGGGACGGTCCTGGCGATCTCCGCCGGGACCGGAGCGTCGTATCCGTGGCTCGCCGTCGGCCTCTTCTCCACCGGGTACGGGGTCTCGCTGGTGCTGCCCGCGCTGGCCACCGCGATCGTCCGGGCGGCGCCCGACGGCGCGGCGGGCTCGGCGGGCGGGCTGCTCAACGCGGTGCGCCAGATCGGCGCGACCGTCGGCGTCGCCGCGATGGGCTCGGTGACCACCGCGTTCGGCCCCGGCCGGGCGATCGCGCTCGCCGCACTCGCGTGCGGCGGAGGCGCGCTGTGGTTCGCCCGGCAGGGGCCGGCGGGTCAGGTGAAGTAG
- a CDS encoding LysR family transcriptional regulator: MDLTELRVFRAVVRHRTVHGAAVALELAPSSVSARIRGLEESLGVALFARTSRGMRPTEAGERLLPWAVRLLDQAEQARADVVGSGPVLRLGALESLAAACLPGVLARLAARRPDVRVRVVSSVDRAELLADVSSGELEAALILDNGTALGGLGFPVPPDPVAFVDVDDVPLVLAAAPGHPLAGHPRLTPDDLARERLLVNAPACSFRLAADLLLGPGPERVPAGGPSVMRAWAEQGLGIALLPDFAVASALAAGSLVRLPLDVPPLALRLVWHSARETLPGLRDVLYAAAS, from the coding sequence ATGGACCTCACCGAACTGCGGGTGTTCCGGGCGGTCGTGCGGCATCGGACGGTGCACGGCGCGGCGGTCGCTCTGGAGCTCGCGCCCTCGAGCGTGTCGGCGCGGATCAGGGGACTCGAGGAGTCTCTGGGCGTCGCGCTGTTCGCGCGGACCTCGCGTGGCATGCGGCCGACCGAGGCGGGGGAGCGATTGCTGCCTTGGGCGGTGCGGCTGCTCGACCAGGCCGAGCAGGCGCGCGCCGACGTGGTCGGAAGCGGTCCGGTACTGCGGCTGGGGGCGTTGGAGAGCCTCGCGGCCGCCTGCCTGCCGGGCGTCCTGGCGCGGCTGGCCGCCCGCCGCCCCGACGTGCGCGTGCGGGTGGTCTCCTCGGTCGACCGCGCCGAGTTGCTCGCCGACGTGTCCTCCGGGGAGCTGGAGGCGGCGCTCATCCTCGACAACGGCACGGCGCTGGGCGGCCTCGGCTTCCCGGTGCCGCCCGATCCCGTCGCCTTCGTCGACGTGGACGACGTCCCGCTCGTGCTCGCCGCGGCCCCCGGCCATCCGCTGGCCGGACACCCCCGGCTGACCCCGGACGACCTCGCGCGCGAACGCCTCCTGGTGAACGCGCCGGCCTGCTCGTTCCGCCTCGCCGCCGACCTCCTGCTCGGCCCGGGACCGGAACGGGTACCGGCGGGCGGCCCGTCCGTCATGCGGGCCTGGGCCGAACAGGGCCTCGGCATCGCGCTCCTTCCGGACTTCGCCGTCGCCTCCGCCCTCGCCGCGGGCTCCCTCGTCCGCCTCCCCCTCGACGTCCCCCCGCTCGCCCTCCGCCTGGTCTGGCACTCCGCCCGTGAGACCCTGCCGGGCCTCCGCGACGTCCTGTACGCCGCCGCCTCCTGA
- a CDS encoding PQQ-dependent sugar dehydrogenase, with amino-acid sequence MRRNVKGGLCAVVLVMALAACGGAEPGGPAGTAPAGTPGAGPSVTGTSEPGGAPDLGAVEEVSRDIKAPWGLAFLPSGDALVAERDSGKVVQVPAGGGAAREVYRVPGVHAEGEGGLLGLAVSPSYAADGYVYAYLTTESDNRIVRFRLDDRTPQVVFDGIASASFHDGGRIAFGPDGMLYAGTGDAGESSSAQDPASPNGKILRLTPEGEPAPGNPTPGSPMYSLGHRNVQGLAWDGQGRLFATEFGQDTYDEVNLIEPGRNYGWPEVEGKGDTDGGRFTDPLVTWSTAEASPSGAAIAGNTLYVAALRGERLWTVPLDDGGTGAPRAELEGRYGRLRTVAVAPDGALWVTTSNTDGRGEVREGDDRILRYPAR; translated from the coding sequence ATGAGAAGGAACGTGAAAGGCGGTCTGTGCGCCGTCGTGCTGGTGATGGCGCTCGCGGCCTGCGGTGGTGCGGAGCCCGGCGGCCCGGCGGGCACGGCCCCGGCCGGGACGCCGGGGGCGGGCCCGTCGGTGACCGGGACCAGCGAGCCCGGCGGCGCGCCCGATCTCGGGGCCGTCGAGGAGGTGTCCCGCGATATCAAGGCACCGTGGGGGCTGGCGTTCCTGCCGTCGGGGGACGCGCTCGTCGCCGAGCGGGACAGCGGGAAGGTGGTGCAGGTGCCCGCGGGCGGCGGGGCGGCACGGGAGGTCTACCGGGTTCCCGGGGTCCACGCCGAGGGGGAGGGCGGTCTGCTCGGGCTGGCGGTGTCGCCGTCGTACGCCGCCGACGGGTACGTGTACGCCTACCTCACGACCGAGTCCGACAACCGGATCGTCCGGTTCCGGCTGGACGACCGCACGCCACAGGTCGTCTTCGACGGCATCGCGTCGGCGTCCTTCCACGACGGCGGCCGGATCGCGTTCGGCCCGGACGGCATGCTCTACGCCGGGACGGGCGACGCGGGGGAGTCGAGTTCGGCACAGGACCCGGCGAGCCCCAACGGGAAGATCCTCCGGCTGACCCCGGAAGGCGAGCCCGCTCCGGGCAACCCGACACCGGGCTCCCCGATGTACAGCCTCGGCCACCGCAACGTCCAGGGGCTCGCCTGGGACGGGCAGGGCAGGCTGTTCGCCACCGAGTTCGGCCAGGACACCTACGACGAGGTGAACCTCATCGAGCCGGGCCGCAACTACGGCTGGCCGGAGGTCGAGGGCAAGGGCGACACCGACGGCGGCAGGTTCACCGATCCGCTCGTGACCTGGTCGACCGCGGAGGCGTCCCCCTCGGGCGCGGCCATCGCCGGGAACACCCTCTACGTCGCGGCGCTGCGCGGTGAACGGCTCTGGACGGTGCCGCTCGACGACGGCGGGACGGGCGCCCCGCGCGCCGAACTGGAAGGCCGCTACGGACGCCTCCGCACGGTCGCCGTCGCGCCCGACGGAGCCCTGTGGGTGACCACGTCCAACACCGACGGCCGCGGCGAGGTACGCGAGGGCGACGACAGGATCCTGCGCTACCCGGCCCGCTGA
- a CDS encoding TIGR03086 family metal-binding protein: MDIRDLHRRSLDDLHAHLVRVSPADLALPTPCAGWDLRALLGHLVAENRGFAGAPTWTDAALGADPAATFRATADAVVAAFAEAAALDRKVPVNAFGTFSGAIALRMHFIDNAAHTWDVARALGRPWTPSPDLAEAALTTALAFPLPRGEAEAFAPEIHLPADAPPAHRFLAFTGRDPHWRPAP, translated from the coding sequence ATGGACATAAGGGACCTGCACCGCCGCTCGCTCGACGACCTCCACGCCCACCTCGTCCGGGTGAGCCCCGCCGACCTCGCCCTCCCGACCCCGTGCGCGGGCTGGGACCTGCGCGCGCTCCTCGGCCACCTCGTCGCCGAGAACCGCGGCTTCGCCGGCGCCCCGACCTGGACCGACGCCGCCCTGGGCGCCGACCCGGCCGCGACCTTCCGGGCTACCGCCGACGCCGTCGTCGCGGCCTTCGCCGAGGCCGCCGCGCTCGACCGCAAGGTCCCGGTGAACGCCTTCGGCACCTTCAGCGGCGCGATCGCGCTGCGCATGCACTTCATCGACAACGCCGCCCACACCTGGGACGTCGCCCGCGCCCTCGGCCGCCCCTGGACCCCCTCTCCCGACCTCGCCGAAGCCGCCCTCACCACCGCCCTGGCCTTCCCCCTCCCCCGCGGCGAAGCCGAAGCCTTCGCCCCCGAGATCCACCTCCCCGCCGACGCCCCGCCCGCCCACCGCTTCCTGGCCTTCACCGGCCGCGACCCCCACTGGCGCCCCGCCCCCTGA
- a CDS encoding PLP-dependent aminotransferase family protein, producing MEVHLALDGRDDLAGRLYRQIRDAVLAGRLPPGTALPATRGLAADLGVARGTVAAAYERLAAEGFLRTRVGSGTFVAEGFGGHAPARAAGALRPLPVWEGRRAPVALAEGLRHDFRPGHPDVALFPWATWRRLLTAELRAGAVGSGMYGDPAGHPGLRAAIAARLAASRSVRADPDDLIVTAGAQQAIGLIARVLLPQGATVAVEEPGYPPVRHALVAAGMRVVGVPVDAAGLVVDALPGDARLVYLTPSHQFPLGMPMAPARRAAVLDWADRHDACVVEDDYDSEFRFAGRPLEPLHTLDTTGRVLYVGSFSKTMLPTLRLGFLLAPSGLRTALRAAKYAADWHTPLPEQKALAAFLTEGSFARHIRRMHRVYADRRTRLLAALPPHLVPVPSAAGLHLGAWLPPGTDDTAAASAAARHGVSIYPLSMFARAAPPGLVLGFGALPDVESATAALTSALSPIRPG from the coding sequence GTGGAAGTACACCTCGCGTTGGACGGGCGGGACGACCTCGCGGGCCGGCTCTACCGCCAGATCAGGGACGCCGTCCTGGCCGGGCGGCTGCCGCCGGGCACCGCGTTGCCCGCGACCCGCGGGCTCGCCGCCGACCTCGGGGTGGCCCGGGGCACCGTCGCCGCCGCCTACGAGCGGCTGGCCGCCGAGGGGTTCCTGCGCACACGCGTCGGCTCCGGCACGTTCGTCGCCGAAGGGTTCGGCGGACACGCGCCGGCCCGCGCCGCTGGAGCGCTGCGCCCGCTCCCGGTGTGGGAGGGGCGGCGGGCGCCCGTCGCGCTCGCCGAAGGGCTGCGCCACGACTTCCGGCCCGGCCATCCGGACGTCGCGCTGTTCCCCTGGGCGACGTGGCGGCGGCTGCTGACGGCCGAGCTGCGTGCGGGGGCCGTCGGCAGCGGCATGTACGGCGATCCGGCCGGGCACCCGGGCCTGCGCGCGGCGATCGCGGCACGGCTGGCGGCCTCCCGGTCGGTGCGGGCCGACCCGGACGACCTCATCGTCACCGCGGGCGCCCAGCAGGCGATCGGCCTCATCGCCCGGGTGCTGCTGCCGCAGGGCGCGACGGTCGCGGTCGAGGAACCGGGGTACCCGCCCGTCCGGCACGCGCTCGTCGCGGCGGGCATGCGGGTGGTCGGCGTCCCGGTCGACGCGGCCGGCCTGGTCGTCGACGCGCTGCCCGGCGACGCCCGGCTGGTCTACCTCACCCCGTCGCACCAGTTCCCGCTCGGCATGCCGATGGCCCCGGCGCGGCGGGCGGCGGTCCTGGACTGGGCCGACCGGCACGACGCCTGCGTCGTCGAGGACGACTACGACAGCGAGTTCCGCTTCGCGGGGCGCCCCCTGGAGCCCCTGCACACCCTCGACACCACGGGCCGCGTCCTCTACGTCGGCTCGTTCTCCAAGACGATGCTGCCGACCCTCCGGCTCGGCTTCCTCCTCGCCCCGTCCGGCCTGCGCACCGCGCTCCGGGCCGCCAAGTACGCCGCGGACTGGCACACCCCCCTGCCCGAACAGAAGGCACTCGCCGCTTTCCTCACCGAAGGCTCCTTCGCCCGGCACATCCGGAGAATGCACCGCGTCTACGCCGACCGCCGCACCCGTCTCCTGGCCGCCCTCCCACCCCACCTCGTCCCCGTCCCCTCCGCCGCGGGCCTCCACCTGGGCGCCTGGCTCCCGCCTGGCACCGACGACACCGCGGCCGCGTCCGCCGCGGCCCGACACGGCGTCTCCATCTACCCCCTGTCGATGTTCGCCCGAGCCGCCCCACCCGGGCTGGTCCTGGGCTTCGGCGCCCTCCCCGACGTCGAATCCGCCACCGCGGCCCTCACCTCCGCCCTCTCCCCTATCCGGCCCGGCTGA